The following is a genomic window from Paludisphaera rhizosphaerae.
TCAAAGGACGACGGCGTCAGCTGGGAACTCGTGTCCGATCGCGACGACTTCGGCGACGTCTTGCACCATCCCAGCGGTGCGCTCTTCGCCGTGACGGGTTCCGACGGCGTCAACGCGGGGAGCCATCTCCTCCGTTCGCCCGACATGGGCAAGACCTGGCGCGACATCACGGGGACGGCCTTCGGGCAGTTCATGGCGATCCAGCCCGATCATGTTCATCCGAACCTGGTCCGCATCTACGCCTGGGCGATCCGCGACTATCGGTTCGAGGCCGCCGATGAAAACTACCGATGGCGGTGCATGCAAGCGAATGAGCCCGAAGCAGGCAAACTGACCGACGAGGAGTTCTTCTCGCGGGACTCGTCCAGTTCCAACAGGTACTGGCTGTATCCGGCGACGCTCGCGAACTATTTCGGGTACGACTTCGGGAACCAGACGGAAGTGCAAGCCCTTGAGGTGGTCCCGCTCAAGTCCCGCTTTGAGTTCGCCCGGGGGGCCCGCGTCACGATCCCGATTCGCGTCGTCTTCCATCAAGACGGGGGCGCCCCTGGCGAGAAGTTCGCCGACCAACCCGGCGGGCTGGACTTCTGGGGGGTCCGCGTCAGGTCGTCCGGCGCCCAGGTCGTGAAGTCCCCCCTCGATCGCCGCGTGATTACGATCACCGTGGACTCGACCGAGGACGGCAAGCTCGTCTCCACTCGCAGCGAGCCGCCGCCCGTCAAGTACCAGGTCTTCGACCTGACACCGACCACGCCGTATGAGCGGCCGATCGACCTGGATCGCCTGGCCGACTTCTCGAAGTCGGGAGAATACCGCGTCCAGATCGTGTACTCCTTCAGCGAACACGGGGAAGGAAGCGACGTCCCCTGGAACGGCCACTTCACAAGCCCCGTCTTCACAGTCGCCATTCAGGAGTAGATCGGGCGAAACGCCGGAGGCCCTACCCACGCGAGAGTGGCCATGCGATCGGCGCCGACTCGCGATCATCGCGCGCCTCGAAGGCATGGACGGATTCGATGTCGTCATTCCGATCGCTCGGCGAGTCTGAGTGATGAAACGGGCGGTGGGGTTGCTATAGTCGAAGCTCGTGAATCGGTCCCGAAGACGCACCCGACGCGGAGTCGCCATGCAGCCCGAGGCCCTCGAAGCACTCAGCGACGACATCCACCGGCTTGGCGGCCTGCTGGGCGGGACGATCCGCCGTCTCGCCGGGCCGGAGGCGTTCGATCTGGTCGAAGACGTCCGCGGGAAGACCAAGGAGCTTCGGGCCGACTCGTCGGTCGAAGAGGCGCGGCGGCTCCGCGACCGCCTCGATCAGATCGACCTGCCCGAGCTGCGGACGCTGATCCGCGCCTTCAGCGTCTACTTCGACCTGATCAACCTCGCCGAGCAGCAGGCCCGCGTCCGGGCCCTCCGAGCCCGCCAGCGCGAGGCCGACCACAGGCCCCAGGTCGAGAGCCCCGGCGCAGCCCTGCAAGCCCTCCGCGACCGGGGCGTGACGGCGGACGAGATCGCCGAGCACCTGGAGCGGGCGCTGATCTGCCCGGTCTTCACCGCCCACCCGAGCGAGGCGCGGCGGCGGACGATCCTCGAAAAGCTCGCCGCAATCGCCCACGAACTGGATCGAATGGAGCGCGGCGACCCCGTCCCCGCCGAGCGGGCGAGGGCGATGGAGGCGATCGCCGAGGAGGTCGAGACGCTCTGGCTCTCCGACACAATCCGGGGGACGCGGCCGACGATCCCCGACGAGGTCCGCCAGTGCCTCAACATCGTCGAAAAGAACCTGCTCGACGTGGTCCCTCGGCTCTACCGGACGGTCGAGGCGAGCCTCCGCGAAGTCTATCCCGAGCGCGAGTGGCGGGCCCCGGCTTTCCTCCATTTCGGCTCGTGGATCGGCGGCGACCGCGACGGGCATCCCGGCGTCTCCCCCCTCGCCACGGCTGAGGCGATCCACCTCCAGGCTGAGACCCTGCTCTCCCACTACCTCGAGCGGATGGACGCCCTTTGGCGGCGGCTCAGCCACTCGGACCGATTGATGGAGCCGGGGAAGGAACTGCTGGCGTCGATCGCGAAGGACGCCGCATGCTTCCCCGAGCTTCCCCAATCGCCGGCGCACGAACCCTACCGGGCGAAGTGCCGGCTGATCTCGGCCAAGCTCCGCAAGACGCTCGAAGCCCTCCGGTCGGTCCCGTCCTGGACCGACGCAGTCCGGACGCCGCCGCCGGGTGTCTACTTCGGGCGGGATGAGCTGCTCGCCGACCTTCGCCTCATCGCCGACGACCTGGAACGGGTCGGAGCCCAGGCCGCCGCCGACGGCTCGATCCACGACGTGATCCGGCTCGTCGAGGTCTTCGGCGTCCACCTGCTCACGCTCGACCTCCGCCAGCACAGCGGCCGTCACGCCTCAGCGCTCGACGAGATCTTCCGCAGCGCCGGGGTCTGTGAAAACTACACGGCGCTCTCGCCCGACGCCCGGCTCGACGTCCTCGCCCGGGAGCTTGACGGGACTCGCCCCCTGATCCCCACCCACCTGGATTACTCCGACGCCACGAACGAGGTCGTCGAGACGTTCCGGATGGTCGCCGCCCTGCTCGAAGAGCGGAATCCCGAGGCGATCAACAAATACATCATCAGCTCGACGACCGAGCCGGCCCATTTGCTCGAAGTCCTCCTGTTCGCCCGCGAGGCGCGGCTCTTCCGACCCGACGAGGGGATCAGCCGGGTCGACATCGTCCCCCTCTTCGAAGCCCTCGAGCCGCTCCAGACCGCCTCGCCGATCATGGAGAAGCTCTTCAGCCTGCCGATCTACCGCCGCCACCTGGAGCTTCGCGGACAGCTCCAGGAGGTGATGATCGGGTATTCCGACAGCAACAAGGAGAGCGGGTTCCTTCAGTCGGCCTGGGCGCTTTTTCGGGCTCAGCTCGACCTGGTGGAGACGGGGCGGAAAGTCGGCGTGGCCATGCAGATGTTCCACGGCCGTGGCG
Proteins encoded in this region:
- a CDS encoding beta propeller repeat protein; translation: MRRVARAIGNLLILAAGLLGAGCVAEGPTSAQADTPLTAVSKRQAYVYASTPDGLFRASVAAKRWERLKTPPEMPLNGTFARQPALSPLIIYVALRSRFGPEPRPGLRYGLYLSKDDGVSWELVSDRDDFGDVLHHPSGALFAVTGSDGVNAGSHLLRSPDMGKTWRDITGTAFGQFMAIQPDHVHPNLVRIYAWAIRDYRFEAADENYRWRCMQANEPEAGKLTDEEFFSRDSSSSNRYWLYPATLANYFGYDFGNQTEVQALEVVPLKSRFEFARGARVTIPIRVVFHQDGGAPGEKFADQPGGLDFWGVRVRSSGAQVVKSPLDRRVITITVDSTEDGKLVSTRSEPPPVKYQVFDLTPTTPYERPIDLDRLADFSKSGEYRVQIVYSFSEHGEGSDVPWNGHFTSPVFTVAIQE
- the ppc gene encoding phosphoenolpyruvate carboxylase, whose protein sequence is MQPEALEALSDDIHRLGGLLGGTIRRLAGPEAFDLVEDVRGKTKELRADSSVEEARRLRDRLDQIDLPELRTLIRAFSVYFDLINLAEQQARVRALRARQREADHRPQVESPGAALQALRDRGVTADEIAEHLERALICPVFTAHPSEARRRTILEKLAAIAHELDRMERGDPVPAERARAMEAIAEEVETLWLSDTIRGTRPTIPDEVRQCLNIVEKNLLDVVPRLYRTVEASLREVYPEREWRAPAFLHFGSWIGGDRDGHPGVSPLATAEAIHLQAETLLSHYLERMDALWRRLSHSDRLMEPGKELLASIAKDAACFPELPQSPAHEPYRAKCRLISAKLRKTLEALRSVPSWTDAVRTPPPGVYFGRDELLADLRLIADDLERVGAQAAADGSIHDVIRLVEVFGVHLLTLDLRQHSGRHASALDEIFRSAGVCENYTALSPDARLDVLARELDGTRPLIPTHLDYSDATNEVVETFRMVAALLEERNPEAINKYIISSTTEPAHLLEVLLFAREARLFRPDEGISRVDIVPLFEALEPLQTASPIMEKLFSLPIYRRHLELRGQLQEVMIGYSDSNKESGFLQSAWALFRAQLDLVETGRKVGVAMQMFHGRGGAIGRGGGPANRAILAQPRGTVDGRLRITEQGEMIADRYGHPGIAERHLEQVIHAVLHTSFPYEGEQPDPAWIAVLDRLARAAYRIYRGLVYETPEFLTYFQQATPISEMADFKIGSRPARRGKSTALENLRAIPWVFSWMQCRHTLPGWYGLGGAVDEFLDEQPEALATLQDMYRRWSFWQTLIDNAQMILAKADMTIARLYADLVEDPALADAIFARISEEYRRAIDVVCRITGQSTLLEKMPILERSIQQRNPYVDPLSFIQLVLLRRLRAEDDPDEDLLVGVLESINGIASGLKNTG